A single window of Plasmodium reichenowi strain SY57 chromosome 14, whole genome shotgun sequence DNA harbors:
- a CDS encoding LCCL domain-containing protein has translation MHHLLFIIWYIILNYYVSGQESATNFYKFIDSFASSTYISEESGSSAYDAKRAIQNNPNYWCSSGNHSNDEEITWTGYLNTKGFIKGVKVSWTYSPEFVKISVSSDGEKYRTIIPYKKISSNEASFDEIYFFKRLEEAMSIKIGLKNATHKYFGIREVKLIGGGNPYFLLLSGISSEEEMCLQVEEGLINNDNTSIILDSCTNALASGDGRELWKTNSNNQIISAFSDPPKCLSVVNLDDLENNKIVLYDCLRALEDGDGKSNWIFESNSQIRLQKSGDAFCISQKNIYGNIPGIHDILLNLDVSIYSNSTLDDDHNPDNTIDGNLNSYWASATFTDNYDHLVYLILDLNKITDLSRIKIYWEYPPLHYNISVSTDNQNFTVVSENLANPSYVTVDSLRNMETRYIKISMIKTHPKHGELGDNFLYGIRSIEVQANNLETVINHCRDAANSDDARDKYFVEYITEFDKDLTNKLINLEDDVTKNVSSISDNLSKLEELLPNIETCLEEKKTYDEELKESKEKANDLNNKLSLLTSVNVNTLDSDILKLGILPGDSYNFPANDCAVIKNVQENPLSGFYWIKPKCSPEPLRVYCDMDSSTSIYIWNGNPPKSPDHLITNMINSVNDIRQHCAEVGLQPLILRSKNQLNSLIISLKKIGYSLNGKVNIPLAYDYSCDHGSCSGRFHDLLNGNIDISTLIYLKASESPDSTKVRQTAGISYDDGSFKFFNLETSDISAIVCSTNSTENDSALQYLSINCETTGMEESFHSIVNTNIVVLCPLGCDDEKYHDASIYGSRGTYSDNSSICRAAIHSDIIDNKGGLVNVTIESGMDHYVGSINNNIESISLNKNEKGLLDIIPEEKEGTNNKIREESSIFHHKTIRVSSLIEDCPLDLFLFNQTSFLEKGNNIRNNKGTELKYNEDENMTVKNFHELISNLMENIDAIHGVDPSVISIVQEETIRIIEKTKKELKPADMLSKKQIEDAMNLYNLTENLAVYLYDLSSKYIQDLEKLKNILEELKGAQKVAHNFGTFKLNYETMNFSTHFSLFDSNLIKNKQSVWGYSDTNVLGHENSIGQMNSVSSQEIGEGYYAKLKGLNFYDFDFNISVLSRGTGCLGVVFRAKDDFNFYLFDICDKDGTKRLSKVENGQVHILKVVYSDVTINNQWNKYKIITKHANIDIYEVDNDNNMIKILSSLDERFLSGTVGLYSQIYGLGTFFDDLEVIALPCTQLSELNSLNKNVKSNCPYYKENYLNNLMSYDIIYNPNNYFDWSVERENEQNYLLCSKNEEEVKNAKDEKDIYTIVLLKLRECTDGTFNFDIQVSNDETGNISKKLSYIYILFHYKDENNFNALEMKDGKLVFLTNKNGKLLILSETNEEENDNNKNSEKSFTFVQNEWIHVNLHFDKSTFKVIIGTNNNEDKFVLSAKSMNDVPLGKVGFLVHNFHEVKFDSILLTSPYVTKVDDNFLQVKSKTWANCEDSIHVLHRRSSCETEIYPNETKEKHIECIKNFCKECCLYHTQLLDSNEKKKCEKHCKQNDNLAAKMQTLFEKFLNKCVSLNENEDYETCDKNDNKCKNKVCVLCCKKHDPITSKELKVLPMNQFKKIQDNEIIECQLQCNMIHSI, from the coding sequence atGCATCATTTATTGTTTATAATATGGTACAtcattttaaattattatgtaaGTGGACAAGAATCTGCTAccaatttttataaattcatCGATTCATTTGCTTCATCTACTTACATATCTGAAGAGTCCGGAAGCTCGGCTTATGATGCTAAACGAGCTATTCAAAATAACCCGAATTACTGGTGTAGTTCGGGAAACCACTCAaatgatgaagaaataaCATGGACGGGATATTTAAATACTAAAGGTTTTATTAAAGGGGTAAAAGTATCTTGGACTTATAGCCCCGAATTTGTTAAAATATCTGTTTCTTCGGATGGGGAAAAATATCGTACTATTATTCcatataaaaagatatCTTCAAATGAAGCTTCATTtgatgaaatatatttttttaaaagattaGAAGAAGCCATGTCAATAAAAATTGGTTTAAAGAATGCGACGCACAAATATTTTGGTATAAGAGAAGTGAAACTAATAGGTGGTGGGAATCCctactttttattattatcagGTATTAGTAGTGAAGAGGAGATGTGTTTACAAGTTGAAGAAGgtttaattaataatgataatacaTCAATAATTTTAGATTCTTGTACAAATGCTTTAGCTAGCGGTGATGGAAGAGAATTGTGGAAAACTAATTCAAATAATCAAATTATTAGTGCTTTTAGCGATCCTCCAAAATGTTTATCTGTTGTTAATTTAGATgatttagaaaataataaaattgttTTATATGATTGTTTAAGAGCTTTAGAAGATGGAGATGGGAAATCTAATTGGATTTTTGAATCTAATTCTCAAATAAGACTACAAAAAAGTGGAGATGCGTTTTGTATTTCtcaaaagaatatatatggaaATATTCCTGGTATTCATGATATTCTCCTCAATTTAGATGTCTCTATTTATTCTAATTCTACTTTAGATGATGATCATAATCCAGATAATACGATTGATGGGAATTTGAACAGCTATTGGGCATCTGCTACATTCACTGATAATTATGATCATTTGGTATATTTAATTCTAGatttaaacaaaataaCAGATTTATCTAgaatcaaaatatattggGAATATCCACCATTgcattataatatatctgTAAGTACTGATAATCAGAATTTCACGGTTGTTTCGGAAAATTTAGCTAACCCAAGTTATGTAACTGTCGATTCATTAAGAAATATGGAAACAAgatatatcaaaatatCCATGATAAAAACTCATCCTAAACATGGAGAATTAGGTGACAACTTTTTATATGGAATACGATCTATTGAAGTTCAAGCAAACAACTTAGAAACTGTTATAAATCATTGTAGAGATGCAGCTAATTCAGATGATGCAAGagataaatattttgtagAATATATTACGGAATTTGATAAAGATTTAActaataaattaattaatcTTGAAGATGATGTAACAAAAAATGTTAGTTCTATTAGTGATAATTTGTCAAAATTAGAAGAATTATTACCTAATATTGAGACATGTTTggaggaaaaaaaaacatatgatgaagaattaaaagaatCGAAAGAAAAAGCAAatgatttaaataataaattatccTTATTAACATCTGTTAATGTTAATACATTAGATAgtgatatattaaaattagGAATTCTTCCTGGAGATTCATATAACTTCCCAGCTAACGATTGTGCTGTTATTAAGAATGTTCAAGAAAATCCATTGTCTGGATTTTATTGGATAAAACCAAAATGTTCCCCAGAACCTTTAAGAGTATATTGTGATATGGATTCAAGTACatctatttatatttggAATGGAAATCCCCCTAAATCACCTGACCAtttaataacaaatatgataaattcAGTTAATGACATAAGACAACATTGTGCTGAAGTAGGATTACAGCCATTAATTTTAAGATCTAAAAATCAATTAAATAGTTTGattatatctttaaaaaaaataggtTATTCATTAAATGGAAAGGTTAATATTCCATTAGCTTATGATTATTCTTGTGATCATGGAAGTTGTAGTGGTAGGTTCcatgatttattaaatggAAATATTGACATAAGtacattaatatatttgaaagCATCTGAATCACCAGATAGTACAAAAGTTCGACAAACTGCAGGAATATCATATGATGATGgatcttttaaattttttaatttagAAACATCAGATATATCTGCCATTGTATGTTCTACCAATTCGACAGAGAATGATTCTGCATTACAATATTTGAGCATTAATTGTGAAACGACCGGTATGGAAGAATCATTTCATTCAATTgttaatacaaatatagTTGTGTTATGTCCATTAGGTTGtgatgatgaaaaatatCATGATGCTTCAATATATGGAAGCAGAGGTACATATTCAGATAATAGTTCTATATGTAGGGCTGCCATACATTCTGATATTATAGATAATAAGGGAGGTTTAGTTAATGTAACTATTGAATCTGGTATGGACCATTATGTTGGGtctataaataataatatagaatCTATTTCAttgaataaaaatgaaaaaggTTTATTAGATATAATACCTGAAGAGAAAGAAGGaacaaataataagatTAGAGAAGAAAGTAGTATTTTTCATCATAAAACAATTAGAGTCAGTAGTTTAATAGAAGATTGTCCATtagatttatttttgtttaatcAAACATCCTTTTtagaaaaaggaaataatataagaaataataaaggtACTGAATTGaaatataatgaagatGAAAATATGACTGTTAAAAATTTTCATGAATTAATTTCTAATTTAATGGAAAACATTGATGCTATTCATGGTGTTGATCCTTCTGTAATTTCGATAGTTCAAGAAGAAACTATACGTATAATTGAAAAgacaaaaaaagaattaaaacCAGCTGATATGTTATCAAAAAAACAGATTGAAGATGCtatgaatttatataatttaacTGAGAATTTGGctgtatatttatatgacttatcttcaaaatatatacaagaTTTAGAGAAGCTAAAAAACATTTTGGAAGAGTTAAAAGGAGCACAAAAAGTGGCTCATAATTTTGGCACATTCAAATTGAATTATGAAACCATGAATTTTTCAActcatttttctttatttgactctaatttaataaaaaacaagCAAAGTGTTTGGGGATATTCAGATACTAATGTATTGGGACATGAAAATAGTATTGGTCAAATGAATAGTGTATCAAGTCAAGAAATAGGGGAAGGGTATTATGCAAAATTGAAAGGcttaaatttttatgaCTTTGATTTTAATATAAGTGTTTTAAGTAGGGGAACCGGTTGTTTAGGAGTTGTTTTTCGAGCTAAAGAtgattttaatttttatttatttgacATATGTGATAAAGATGGTACGAAGAGATTATCAAAGGTCGAAAATGGACaagtacatatattaaaagtgGTATATTCTGATGTAACGATAAATAACCAATGgaataaatacaaaataataacaaagCATGcaaatatagatatatatgaagtagataatgataataatatgattaaaatattaagtTCATTAGATGAAAGATTTTTATCTGGTACTGTTGGTTTATATTCACAAATATATGGTTTAGGAACATTTTTTGATGATTTAGAGGTGATTGCTCTTCCTTGCACACAATTATCTGAATTGAATAGTttgaataaaaatgtaaaatcAAATTGTCCttattataaagaaaattatttaaataatttaatgtcgtatgatattatatataatcctaataattattttgaCTGGAGTGTTGAAAGGGAAAATGAGcagaattatttattatgctctaaaaatgaagaagagGTTAAAAATGCGAAGgatgaaaaagatatatatactatagttttattaaaattaagaGAATGTACAGATGGTACATTTAATTTTGATATACAAGTTTCTAATGATGAAACTGGTAATATATCTAAGAAATTgtcttatatatatatactttttcattataaaGATGAAAACAATTTTAATGCTCTTGAAATGAAAGATGGGAAATTAGTATTTTTgacaaataaaaatgggAAATTACTCATACTTTCAGAAAcaaatgaagaagaaaatgataataataaaaatagcGAAAAAAGTTTTACATTTGTGCAGAATGAATGGATACATGTCAATTTACATTTTGATAAATCTACATTTAAAGTTATAATAGGaactaataataatgaagataaaTTTGTTTTATCTGCAAAAAGTATGAATGATGTTCCTTTGGGAAAGGTTGGGTTTTTAGTTCATAATTTTCATGAAGTCAAATTTGattcaatattattaactTCCCCTTATGTAACAAAAGTAGATGACAATTTTCTTCAAGTAAAATCTAAAACTTGGGCAAATTGTGAAGATTCTATACATGTATTACATAGAAGATCTTCATGTGAAACTGAAATATATCCAAATGAAACAAAAGAGAAACATATTgaatgtataaaaaatttttgtAAAGAATGTTGTTTATATCATACACAATTATTAGATAgtaatgaaaaaaagaaatgtgAAAAACATTGTAAGCAAAATGACAATTTAGCAGCAAAAATGCAAACTCTCTTtgaaaaatttttaaacaAATGTGTTtcattaaatgaaaatgaagatTATGAAACTtgtgataaaaatgataacaAGTGTAAGAATAAAGTTTGTGTACTTTGTTGTAAGAAACATGACCCAATAACGTCCAAAGAATTAAAGGTTTTACCTATGAACCAATTTAAGAAGATACAAGACAACGAAATAATAGAATGTCAATTACAGTGTAATATGATTCATtctatataa
- a CDS encoding tubulin epsilon chain, putative — protein NWSQGYMYYGKMYENIIDNIIRRNVEKCDSLQSFYITSSLGGGTGSGLGSYILEMLSDTFRQIKFSNCVFPSVCDDVITSPYNSFFALNKIHEFSNCVLPVSNDALLNILNSKKLREIDKTLKNNNINSANDKNTSIVKNDYSKMNNIVANVILNLTSSMRFEGSLNVDINEICTNLIPYPFFNFLLSSLSPCIESESIRTFDHLFKNVLSQNNQMLIANPKDGLSLSMAFLVRGNINISDVTKNVLLIKNNLNILKYNKDATKIGICNVSPLNQPYSLLCLINSCEIRNTFLQILERFNKLFKRKAHLHHYLEYLSMDDILEFKEKIQNLIFEYSYIQKNLFCSPKFLNKKAINMLGYDICEEGDVNVTNKDNTDLDITVCPYYLKSKLKKYDKTVNWFDFKNKPII, from the coding sequence AATTGGTCTCAAggatatatgtattatgGTAAAATgtatgaaaatattattgataatattataagaaGAAATGTAGAAAAGTGTGATTCTTTACaatcattttatattacttCATCTTTAGGAGGAGGAACAGGTTCTGGATTAGGttcttatatattagaAATGTTATCTGATACATTTCGACAAATTAAATTTAGTAATTGTGTTTTTCCTTCAGTATGTGATGATGTAATTACATCTCCTTATAATAGTTTTTTTGCTCTAAATAAAATTCATGAATTTTCTAATTGTGTATTGCCAGTATCTAATGACGCccttttaaatattttgaataGCAAAAAATTAAGAGAAATTGACAAAACtctaaaaaataacaatataaatagtgCTAATGACAAGAATACATCTATTGttaaaaatgattattcaaagatgaataatattgttGCTAACGtgatattaaatttaaCTAGCTCAATGAGGTTTGAAGGTTCTTTAAATGttgatataaatgaaatatgtACTAACCTAATACCTTAtccattttttaattttttactTTCCTCTTTAAGTCCATGCATAGAATCAGAAAGTATAAGGACATTTGATCATTTGTTTAAAAATGTGTTAAGTCAAAATAATCAAATGCTTATTGCTAATCCTAAAGATGGACTTAGTTTATCTATGGCATTTCTAGTAAGGggaaatataaacatatcTGATGTTACGAAAAATGttttgttaataaaaaataatttaaatattttaaaatacaACAAAGATGCCACAAAAATTGGTATCTGTAATGTTTCCCCTTTAAATCAACCATATAGtttattatgtttaatAAATTCTTGTGAAATCAGAAATACATTTTTACAAATACTAGAAAggtttaataaattatttaagaGGAAAGCTCATTTACACCATTATTTAGAATATTTATCAATGGATGATATTTTAgaatttaaagaaaaaatacaaaacTTAATTTTCGAATATAGTTACATACagaaaaatttattttgttctccaaagtttttaaataaaaaagcGATTAATATGTTAGGTTATGACATATGTGAAGAAGGTGATGTTAATGTTACTAATAAGGATAATACAGATCTAGATATTACAGTTTGtccttattatttaaaatcaaaattgaaaaaatacGATAAAACGGTCAACTGGTTtgattttaaaaataagcCAATCATATAA
- a CDS encoding bromodomain protein, putative has product MNISKIKYDEIEELKSKNEVLTNLLNKLIAFDKKRIFLYPVNVQLVPDYLNVIKEPMDFTTMKQKLQNFKYKSFQEFEKDVLLIINNCYTYNDPSTIYYKFAEDMETYYKKLNIKIQTKYMNIHLFYHKDDKEALNIIQHNATLANATKRNSLKENKKIEKQKKGGRVGRPSKIDKNIHKIKLDNNQKEHNKKGALKKSHSDNKSKRAPNQKNNKNVMNDQGFNNNNNNNNNNNNNNVNNSNFVFPRQYIGTLEHILDEEHFPSFVKKIINCNEKSEEVFQLLINALLDEKSKMPLLCNYTNISKSLYHIFFEDSIFYDYNLKNYSLLNNNVEKYNDAISLYTGKREYSYDTLKNNTAHNKRSKSMCGYQQNDDQNTGSHNKNTVQNYHINNDNNNNNNNTQQIQHNNISDHMEDGLDTKEKREDPHDEHTHNHLIENGIVDKYKNIIDKKNKESKEVITCNIDDDEMTMNLLNYKKSVEKFIGENNLDTFINIFPNIYNILNNTESKILHYSPFNDLRIFGFDIEDFDDFNNNIVYNHDFLLGIGRYHIKNILSLDKNLSKILFNEQQSDLQFCNKLKTYLLHNKPKKEQKKLINKNDTHMMIEENIQTNYIDNDGKINGVLNIDDSLNINQQHTYNNNNNNNNYNNIQVNGDSIDNSISNSKGNINNNISNIEQFSACLSDSTFSDSSSDEENLNMQNFLNTYNSFDKEFLFNNKINVLSNYINNDDFKFIK; this is encoded by the coding sequence atgaatataagCAAAATAAAGTATGACGAGATAGAAGAATTAAAGAGCAAGAATGAAGTACTaacaaatttattaaataagCTAATAGCTTTTGAtaagaaaagaatatttttatatcctGTGAATGTACAGCTAGTACCTGATTATTTGAATGTCATAAAAGAACCTATGGATTTTACAACAATGAAACAGAAACTTCAgaattttaaatataaaagttttcaagaatttgaaaaagatgttcttttaattattaataattgttatacatataatgaCCCAAgtacaatatattataaatttgCTGAAGATATGGAAacttattataaaaaattaaatattaaaattcaaacaaaatatatgaacatacacctattttatcataaagatgataaagaagctttaaatattatacaacATAATGCAACCCTAGCTAATGCTACTAAAAGAAATTCcttaaaagaaaataaaaaaatagaaaaacaaaaaaaaggtGGAAGAGTTGGTAGACCATCTAaaatagataaaaatatacataaaattaaattagataataatcaaaaagaacataataaaaaaggcGCCCTTAAAAAAAGTCATAGTGATAATAAATCCAAGCGAGCACcaaatcaaaaaaataataaaaatgttatgAATGATCAAGgatttaataataacaacaataataataataataataataataataacgTGAATAATAGTAATTTTGTGTTTCCTCGTCAATATATAGGTACCTTAGAACATATATTAGATGAAGAACATTTTCCTTCTTTtgtgaaaaaaataataaattgtAATGAAAAGTCAGAAGAAGTTTTTCAGTTATTAATAAATGCATTATTAGATGAAAAAAGCAAAATGCCACTTTTGTGTAATTACACAAATATAAGTAAATcattatatcatatattttttgaagattctatattttatgattataaccttaaaaattattccttattaaataataacgTTGAAAAATACAATGATGctatatctttatataccggaaaaagagaatattcatatgatacactcaaaaataatacagCACATAATAAAAGATCAAAGAGTATGTGTGGATATCAGCAAAATGATGATCAAAATACGGGTtcacataataaaaatacagtccaaaattatcatataaataatgataataataataataataataatacacaACAGATacaacataataatatttctgACCATATGGAAGATGGGTTGGATACtaaagaaaaaagagaaGACCCGCATGACGAACACACACACAACCATTTAATTGAAAATGGTATCgttgataaatataaaaatatcattgataaaaaaaataaagaatcCAAAGAAGTTATAACATGTAATAttgatgatgatgaaatGACCATGaatcttttaaattataaaaagagtgtagaaaaatttatcggagaaaataatttagatacatttattaatatattcccaaatatatataatatattaaataatacagAATCTAAAATCTTACATTATTCTCCATTTAATGATTTAAGAATATTCGGATTTGATATAGAAGATTTTGACGATTTTAACAACAACATTGTATATAACCATGATTTCTTGTTAGGAATAGGAAGATaccatataaaaaatatattatccttagacaaaaatttatctaaaattttatttaatgaacAACAAAGTGATTTACAATTTTGtaacaaattaaaaacatatttattacataataaacctaaaaaagaacaaaaaaaattaattaataaaaatgatacaCATATGATGATAGAAGAAAACATACAAACGAATTATATCGATAATGATGGTAAAATAAATGGTGTGTTAAATATAGATGACTCGTTAAACATAAATCAACAGCATAcatataacaataataataataataataattataataatattcaagTAAATGGAGATTCTATAGATAATAGTATAAGTAATTCTAAAggtaatataaataataatatatctaatatAGAACAATTTTCAGCTTGTTTAAGTGACAGCACTTTTAGTGATTCATCATCGgatgaagaaaatttaaatatgcagaactttttaaatacatacaATTCCTTTGATAAGGAATTTTTATTCaataacaaaattaatgttttatcaaattatataaataatgatgattttaaatttattaaataa
- a CDS encoding hypothetical protein (conserved Plasmodium protein, unknown function), which translates to STEDVIYISDSSKGAIPKQHRSVKYNKKDQEDIPEDLGEEYEEDDEEEEEQKKKAQKNRDLGKKNIYKFEESLSYIVNDKSIYISNDDIDEFRNIIITSKDINQNFDFSLIESYLGLGISTKEDVEKMNIKYPLYRGEKVNFKNLRNPFRIEHPYLKEMESLYVSEMLFFDDYLSMDMFSFLSEQVVGNLTLQKILKIFKHERIKYLYFSDDALKYVNFNFPDFNLYKFVNLYKKNYVDRDEKDICDFSNEEFPLIKENNKRIRAILLDLKRRSLVRNITKGEKHLLKSIVFEEKKTFSLIRKILSNFTLITNKIRRDYSNILFNISSNGTLLPKDGYLLQAAYYILNYCLFIVKPFYGKIEKKEPYNYNEIARLSGTVNSLINVLEFIEHNNALYNDLLDRCKCLQSFYPRVESEEGLVRFYRYAIAKIEIMALVYDIHVILTKMNKCEMLVKEYERYHFPSYQRLLVNTEILLNDAESILFENN; encoded by the coding sequence TTCAACTGAGgatgtaatatatatttccgATTCATCTAAAGGAGCTATACCAAAACAACATAGAAgtgtaaaatataataaaaaagatcAAGAAGATATTCCAGAAGATTTAGGAGAAGAATATGAAGAAGATGATGAAGAGGAagaagaacaaaaaaagaaagcTCAAAAGAATAGAGATttaggaaaaaaaaacatatataaatttgaAGAAAGTTTATCTTATATTGTTAATGAtaaatcaatatatataagcaACGATGATATCGATGAATttagaaatataattataacaagtaaagatattaatcaaaattttgatttttcattaattgAGAGTTATTTAGGTTTAGGTATAAGTACAAAAGAGGATGTTGAAAAGATGAATATTAAATATCCTTTATATAGAGGTGAAAAAgttaattttaaaaatctTCGTAATCCTTTTCGAATTGAACATccatatttaaaagaaatggaaagtttatatgtatctgaaatgttattttttgatGATTATTTATCTATGGATATGTTTAGTTTTTTAAGTGAACAGGTTGTTGGGAATTTAACATTACAAAAAAttcttaaaatatttaagCATGAAAGgattaaatatttatattttagCGATGATGCTTTGAAATAtgttaattttaattttccTGATTTTAacttatataaatttgtgaatttatataagaaaaattatgttGATAGGGATGAGAAAGATATCTGTGATTTTTCAAATGAAGAATTTCCgttaataaaagaaaataacaAGAGAATCAGGGCAATTTTATTAGATTTGAAAAGAAGAAGTCTTGTTCGAAATATAACAAAAGGTGAAAAACATCTACTAAAAAGCATAGTATTTgaagagaaaaaaacattttctttaataagaaaaatattaagtaattttacattaataacaaataaaattcGTAGGGATTATAGTaatatactttttaatatatcttctAATGGTACGTTATTACCTAAAGATGGATATTTATTACAAGCTGCATATTATATCTTAAATTATTGTCTTTTTATTGTAAAACCATTTTATGGTAAAATAGAAAAGAAGGAAccatataattataatgaaattGCACGCTTATCTGGAACGGTAAACAGTTTAATAAATGTTTTAGAATTCATTGAACACAATAATGCGTTGTATAATGATTTACTTGATCGCTGTAAATGTTTACAAAGTTTTTATCCTCGCGTAGAATCTGAAGAAGGTTTGGTAAGATTTTACCGTTATGCTATAGCGAAAATTGAAATAATGGCTCTCGTTTACGATATCCATGttatattaacaaaaatgaataaatgTGAAATGCTAGTAAAAGAATATGAAAGGTATCATTTTCCTTCATATCAGAGATTATTAGTAAACACCGAAATTCTATTAAATGATGCTGAaagtatattatttgaaaacAATTAA
- a CDS encoding early transcribed membrane protein 14.2, whose translation MKLIKVYFFLFIMLMIGLLGRGNVCNELQEKKNMLLKENPDKLLNKKRRKKLVYSVIGTLSAILGIAIFGMGINSHFKEKKKTIWDEVGKDMDSILNRAIAAGIWKTKKSYKSEIEDIEKIIPSQEEIQKILTYQLENKNIKITDDYMKEIQSLSKYVLYNIRNSMRHYSKTLSYYS comes from the coding sequence atgaaattaataaaagtatatttttttcttttcattatgCTCATGATTGGATTATTAGGACGCGGAAATGTATGCAACGAATTAcaggaaaaaaaaaatatgcttttaaaagaaaatccagataaattattaaacaaaaaaagaaggaaGAAATTAGTTTACTCAGTTATAGGTACTCTAAGTGCCATTCTTGGAATAGCTATATTTGGTATGGGTATTAATAGTCATTTTAAGGAAAAGAAGAAAACTATTTGGGATGAAGTTGGTAAGGATATGGATAGTATTTTAAATAGAGCTATAGCAGCTGGAATATGGAAAACTAAAAAAAGTTACAAAAGCGAAATTGAGgatattgaaaaaataataccATCTCAAGAAGAAATACAAAAGATATTAACATATCAActtgaaaataaaaatataaaaattacaGATGATTATATGAAGGAAATACAAAGTTTGAgtaaatatgtattatataatataagaaattCTATGAGACATTATAGTAAAACTTTATCTTATTATTCATAA
- a CDS encoding hypothetical protein (conserved Plasmodium protein, unknown function) translates to MFNESDHQINIESLLGQSKELPNLLDPFATENNSLNLYITLFIIIYIYLIIFFGVMVTPAIAHTISNQHLSLLSTKTLNNDKDEIKQTEVDTFQDIECD, encoded by the exons atgtttaatGAAAGTGATcatcaaataaatattgaaTCTCTGCTTGGTCAATCTAAAGAATTGCCTAATTTATTGGATCCCTTTGCTACtgaaaataattcattaaatttatatataacattatttattattatatatatatatttgataatATTCTTCGGTGTTATg gTTACTCCTGCAATAGCCCATACAATATCAAATCAACATCTTTCACTTTTATCTACTAAGACACTTAACAATGATAAAGATGAAATAAAACAAACAGAAGTTGATACATTTCAAGATATTGAATGTGACTAA